One part of the Salinivirga cyanobacteriivorans genome encodes these proteins:
- the hcp gene encoding hydroxylamine reductase has protein sequence MDKMFCFQCQEAAKGTGCTVRGVCGKDDEIAKLQDLLMHMIKGIGVYMENVPADASGREKVDYFTIYGIFTTITNANFDRQVFKRLIKEAAEKREMAAKLAEQYNAMPTELPDCATWQPDDESKFLAKAALVGVLSTENEDIRSLRELVIYGVKGIAAYAQHAWVLGHKDPEISKFMHKAMAATTKDLSADELTGLVLETGSNGVKTMALLDKANTSAYGNPEITKVNIGVRNNPGILISGHDLKDMEELLKQTEGTGVDVYTHSEMLPANYYPAFKKYDHFVGNYGNSWWKQDKEFASFNGPILMTTNCITPPKDSYKDRVYTTGAAGFDGVKHIEDSAHKDFSAIIEHAKKCDSPEEIETGEIVGGFAHHQVMQLADKVVDAVKSGAINKFVVMAGCDGRMKSRNYYTDFADQLPEDNVILTAGCAKYRYNKLDLGDIGGIPRLLDAGQCNDSYSLAMIALKLKEVFELEDINELPIVYNIAWYEQKAVIVLLALLSLGVKNIHLGPTLPAFLSPNVANVLIEKFGIGGISTVEEDMKTMISA, from the coding sequence ATGGATAAAATGTTTTGTTTTCAATGCCAGGAAGCTGCAAAAGGTACAGGATGTACCGTACGCGGGGTATGCGGAAAAGACGATGAAATAGCCAAACTTCAGGATCTGCTGATGCATATGATTAAGGGTATTGGCGTGTATATGGAAAATGTACCTGCCGATGCCAGTGGACGTGAAAAGGTTGACTACTTCACCATTTACGGTATTTTCACAACCATTACCAACGCCAACTTCGACCGCCAGGTTTTCAAAAGGCTTATTAAAGAAGCTGCTGAGAAACGGGAAATGGCTGCAAAACTCGCAGAGCAATACAATGCTATGCCAACAGAGCTACCCGATTGTGCCACATGGCAACCCGATGACGAGAGTAAATTCCTCGCAAAAGCTGCACTTGTGGGCGTACTTAGCACAGAAAATGAGGATATCAGGTCGCTTCGCGAGCTTGTGATCTATGGTGTAAAAGGTATAGCTGCTTATGCTCAACATGCCTGGGTTCTGGGACACAAAGATCCTGAAATAAGCAAGTTCATGCACAAAGCCATGGCTGCTACCACCAAAGATCTTTCTGCTGATGAACTTACAGGTCTGGTGCTCGAAACCGGCTCCAATGGTGTGAAAACTATGGCTCTGCTCGATAAAGCCAATACCTCAGCGTATGGAAACCCGGAAATTACCAAAGTAAATATTGGTGTGCGCAACAACCCTGGAATCCTTATCAGTGGTCACGATCTGAAAGATATGGAAGAGCTGCTGAAGCAAACCGAGGGCACAGGCGTAGATGTTTATACACACAGCGAAATGCTGCCCGCCAATTACTACCCTGCATTTAAAAAATATGATCACTTTGTAGGTAATTACGGAAACTCATGGTGGAAACAAGATAAAGAATTTGCCAGCTTCAATGGCCCAATTCTCATGACTACAAACTGTATCACACCTCCAAAAGATTCGTATAAAGATCGCGTTTATACAACCGGTGCTGCGGGATTTGATGGTGTGAAGCACATCGAGGATAGTGCGCATAAAGATTTCTCTGCCATTATCGAACATGCTAAAAAATGCGATTCACCGGAAGAAATCGAAACAGGCGAAATCGTTGGTGGATTTGCTCATCACCAGGTAATGCAATTGGCTGATAAAGTGGTAGACGCTGTAAAATCAGGTGCCATCAATAAATTTGTTGTCATGGCTGGTTGCGACGGTCGCATGAAATCTCGTAACTACTACACTGACTTTGCCGATCAACTACCTGAAGATAACGTAATTCTAACTGCCGGCTGCGCCAAATACCGCTACAACAAACTCGATCTTGGCGATATTGGTGGTATTCCCCGCTTACTTGATGCCGGACAATGTAACGATTCATACTCACTGGCTATGATCGCACTTAAACTAAAAGAGGTATTTGAGCTTGAAGATATCAATGAGTTACCCATAGTTTACAATATAGCATGGTACGAGCAAAAAGCAGTAATTGTGTTGCTTGCATTGTTAAGCCTTGGCGTGAAAAATATACACCTTGGACCAACGCTGCCGGCTTTCCTCTCACCAAAT
- a CDS encoding ATP-binding protein, with protein sequence MKRTMIHIDEDKCNGCGACVPNCHEGALQIIDGKARLISDLMCDGLGACLGHCPKGAITLEEREAAPYDEITVMEQMAPKGRNTIKAHLIHMKEHKEFGFMKQGIKWLKENQDKIDFDLKSLIEEIHNHGQAFETKKMKTPHQGGCPGSQSMSFKPDLTMAAQNEPVREKQYGASALQQWPVQLHLLNPMAEYMQNADLLVAADCTAFSMSNFHQHLEGKSLAIACPKLDNGKETYIEKLRMMIDEAKVNTITVMMMEVPCCGGLLSIVQSALAQAKRYVPVKVMMVSIRGEVISEEWAPPVNQKIEA encoded by the coding sequence ATGAAACGAACAATGATACATATAGACGAGGACAAATGCAACGGATGCGGTGCATGTGTTCCCAACTGCCACGAAGGAGCTTTACAAATAATTGATGGCAAGGCAAGGCTTATAAGCGATTTAATGTGCGACGGACTTGGTGCTTGCCTCGGACATTGTCCAAAGGGTGCCATTACGCTTGAAGAGAGAGAAGCTGCCCCATATGATGAAATCACAGTGATGGAGCAAATGGCACCTAAAGGCCGCAATACCATAAAAGCGCACCTTATTCACATGAAAGAACACAAAGAATTTGGTTTTATGAAACAGGGCATCAAATGGCTGAAAGAAAACCAGGACAAAATCGATTTTGATTTAAAATCACTCATAGAAGAAATTCATAATCATGGACAAGCATTTGAAACTAAAAAAATGAAAACACCACACCAGGGTGGATGCCCCGGGTCGCAATCAATGAGTTTTAAACCCGACCTGACAATGGCTGCTCAAAATGAGCCTGTTCGGGAAAAACAATATGGCGCCAGCGCACTGCAGCAGTGGCCGGTTCAGTTACACCTGCTTAACCCAATGGCTGAATACATGCAAAATGCCGACCTGCTTGTGGCAGCAGATTGTACAGCCTTTAGCATGAGTAATTTCCATCAACATCTGGAAGGTAAATCATTAGCCATTGCTTGTCCAAAACTCGACAACGGAAAAGAGACCTACATCGAAAAACTGCGCATGATGATCGATGAAGCAAAAGTCAACACCATCACAGTGATGATGATGGAAGTGCCATGTTGCGGAGGATTGCTTAGCATAGTGCAGTCTGCACTGGCTCAGGCCAAACGCTACGTACCTGTAAAAGTCATGATGGTGAGCATACGTGGCGAAGTAATATCTGAAGAGTGGGCACCACCAGTAAACCAAAAAATAGAAGCATAA
- a CDS encoding Crp/Fnr family transcriptional regulator, whose translation MEEIVCILEKVPLFKGVDSGFLGELLSTSAYQVRSYEKGRLIFQSGDPVDKLIVLMEGKITAEMLDPSGKALKIEDAVAPQTLASAFMYGEKQKIPVNVTALTACEFLYVPKKQFQKMLMKSETLFGNYINIISTRAQFLSDKVKFMSFNTIRQKLAHFLLDRMEAPGEPFHAKMSQTAMAELFGVARPSLARCISEMENEGILFCERGYYTIFDEKALQAELLN comes from the coding sequence ATGGAAGAAATTGTTTGCATTCTCGAGAAAGTACCTCTTTTTAAGGGTGTTGATTCAGGTTTTCTTGGAGAATTATTATCAACTTCAGCATATCAGGTCAGGAGTTATGAAAAAGGACGTTTGATATTTCAGTCAGGCGATCCTGTGGATAAACTTATTGTTTTGATGGAAGGGAAAATAACCGCTGAAATGCTCGATCCATCCGGAAAGGCCTTAAAGATAGAGGATGCAGTAGCTCCACAGACGCTTGCAAGTGCTTTTATGTATGGAGAAAAACAGAAAATACCAGTAAATGTAACTGCGCTAACCGCTTGCGAATTTTTATATGTGCCTAAGAAGCAATTCCAAAAAATGTTGATGAAATCTGAAACGCTTTTTGGAAATTATATCAACATAATTTCTACCCGTGCTCAATTTCTTTCCGATAAAGTTAAATTTATGTCTTTTAATACGATCAGGCAGAAGTTGGCGCATTTTTTATTGGACAGGATGGAGGCTCCCGGAGAACCATTTCACGCAAAAATGTCGCAAACTGCAATGGCAGAGCTTTTTGGCGTGGCGCGACCCTCGCTTGCACGCTGTATATCTGAAATGGAGAATGAAGGAATTCTTTTCTGTGAGCGAGGTTATTACACTATTTTTGATGAAAAAGCACTACAGGCCGAATTGCTGAACTAA
- a CDS encoding sulfite exporter TauE/SafE family protein, producing the protein MELLDYVLIAGVGLVAGFVNVLAASGSMLVLPMLIFLGLPASVANATNRVAIILQNVVAVRNFTQQKLISFRLTWPIALSATVGALLGAFVAVEINEKYLEYTIASLLVLMFFLLIFKPSAWIKGKAPEAKGLHMWWQILIFFFIGLYGGFIQAGVGLFLLAGLVLGVGHELVKANAAKVFIVLIYTPLALAVFIWNDLVNWEAGLVLAAGNMTGAFFASRYAQKIGAGFIRYLLMIVLIASALKMYGVIDWFLELW; encoded by the coding sequence ATGGAACTATTAGATTATGTTTTAATTGCCGGCGTTGGTCTTGTTGCAGGTTTTGTCAATGTGCTCGCCGCAAGTGGTAGTATGCTGGTTTTACCAATGCTCATTTTTTTAGGATTACCGGCAAGTGTAGCCAATGCCACAAACCGAGTAGCTATTATTTTACAAAATGTGGTAGCTGTACGAAACTTCACGCAACAAAAACTTATTTCATTTCGGTTAACCTGGCCAATAGCATTATCTGCTACTGTAGGTGCACTTCTGGGCGCTTTTGTAGCAGTGGAAATCAATGAAAAATACCTTGAGTACACCATAGCATCTTTGCTGGTGCTTATGTTCTTTTTACTAATTTTTAAACCCTCAGCATGGATTAAAGGCAAGGCCCCAGAAGCAAAAGGGTTGCACATGTGGTGGCAAATTCTTATTTTCTTTTTTATTGGACTGTACGGAGGATTCATTCAGGCTGGAGTAGGTTTGTTTCTGTTGGCAGGCCTTGTTTTGGGTGTAGGCCATGAGCTGGTAAAAGCCAATGCTGCTAAAGTTTTTATTGTATTGATTTATACACCGCTGGCTCTTGCTGTATTTATATGGAACGACCTGGTAAATTGGGAGGCTGGGTTGGTACTGGCAGCTGGTAATATGACAGGTGCATTTTTTGCTTCACGTTATGCTCAAAAAATTGGTGCCGGATTTATTCGCTACCTGCTTATGATTGTTTTGATTGCCAGTGCATTGAAAATGTATGGCGTAATTGATTGGTTTCTGGAGCTCTGGTAA
- a CDS encoding paraquat-inducible protein A: MQIKRKHIYQIILILFSIVTISYALWSGYRVHTITATRTELKTTYSQINDIYYGLLSVEAWEKQVKKIVQRQISSFELSQEQLELFRAEINNVLQSLITKTEQMIQTKDSGWRAKLTKLAVNTFVDTDKIRKKVPEFTDAILKILTRPENIERLKGMARDKLNDMSEDTYDKRTQAKLKTVYQAYGVNSKDAFNKMVQSTSAKLHKASNQQGQVMVILVVLFLLMWFVVQPHRYLHSTYLSLAALLALVVLFTGVTTPMLEIDARITNLDFMLLGEHVTFEEQMIFYQSKSILDVVTLLLQSKPIDSVVVGLLILSFSVLLPVSKIISLILWLFSKKVRKLKAVNWLTFWSGKWSMADVMVVAIFMSYVAFDRILENQLQHIDRDTEAVTALTTNNTGLQAGFFIFVTYVFFSMILSAILKRVVKNKNV; the protein is encoded by the coding sequence ATGCAAATAAAGCGAAAACACATATACCAGATTATTCTCATCCTTTTCAGTATAGTAACAATCAGTTATGCTTTGTGGTCAGGCTACAGGGTCCATACTATTACCGCTACCAGAACTGAGTTAAAAACCACCTATAGCCAAATCAACGACATTTATTATGGGTTACTATCTGTAGAAGCCTGGGAAAAACAGGTTAAAAAAATCGTGCAACGTCAAATAAGCAGTTTTGAGCTGAGCCAGGAACAACTTGAGTTATTTCGTGCAGAAATAAACAACGTACTGCAAAGCCTCATTACCAAAACAGAGCAAATGATTCAAACGAAAGATAGTGGCTGGCGTGCTAAACTCACCAAACTGGCTGTAAACACTTTCGTGGATACCGATAAAATACGAAAAAAGGTACCGGAGTTTACTGATGCCATTTTAAAGATCCTGACCCGGCCGGAGAACATTGAGCGGCTAAAAGGCATGGCCAGAGACAAGCTGAATGACATGTCTGAAGACACATATGACAAACGTACTCAAGCAAAATTAAAGACTGTTTACCAGGCATATGGTGTAAATTCAAAAGATGCATTCAATAAAATGGTTCAAAGCACCTCTGCCAAACTCCATAAAGCATCAAACCAGCAGGGTCAGGTAATGGTAATTTTAGTTGTACTTTTTTTATTGATGTGGTTTGTTGTTCAACCTCATCGATATTTGCATAGCACCTACCTCAGCCTGGCGGCATTGCTGGCCCTGGTTGTATTGTTCACTGGAGTGACCACACCCATGCTGGAAATTGATGCACGCATCACCAACCTGGATTTTATGTTGTTGGGCGAACATGTTACTTTCGAAGAGCAAATGATCTTTTATCAAAGCAAAAGCATACTGGATGTAGTTACCCTCCTGCTCCAAAGCAAACCCATTGATTCAGTTGTAGTTGGACTACTCATACTATCCTTTAGCGTACTGCTTCCGGTATCGAAAATCATTTCGCTCATACTCTGGTTATTCAGTAAAAAAGTCAGAAAACTTAAAGCTGTTAACTGGCTGACGTTCTGGTCAGGTAAATGGTCTATGGCAGATGTAATGGTAGTTGCCATCTTTATGAGCTATGTGGCTTTTGACCGGATTTTGGAGAACCAACTACAACATATCGACAGAGATACAGAAGCTGTAACAGCATTAACCACAAATAATACAGGGCTGCAGGCAGGTTTCTTTATTTTTGTTACTTACGTATTTTTTTCAATGATATTATCGGCAATACTGAAACGGGTGGTAAAAAACAAAAACGTATAG
- a CDS encoding O-methyltransferase — translation MKLSWLIYQFRKGVKYYLTSKHGRGFGIHSPFVYGLVKEVFMQSKRRVSQYRWIAEMRKELENNTLLLSEGSKGEGSKVKEAQYIRAGRLARRSGLPEKYIRLLVKLTNYLSLESVLELGTCCGLTSACLAKGKEQMMVHTIEGNYDRYQFALSMFTKWGISNIAIENEYFIDVLDRFSKYDARFDMVFMDGDHAYKPTIQYFEKLIHLLNKNGVIVVDDIYWSPGMTKAWKAIQNHPSVTVTIDLYRFGLVFLHRSQAKEHFTIRF, via the coding sequence ATGAAATTGAGTTGGTTAATTTATCAATTCCGAAAAGGAGTAAAATACTATCTGACTTCAAAGCATGGCAGAGGTTTTGGTATTCACTCACCTTTTGTTTATGGCCTCGTAAAAGAAGTTTTCATGCAATCTAAGAGGCGGGTAAGCCAATACAGGTGGATCGCAGAAATGCGAAAGGAGTTGGAGAACAATACTTTATTGCTCTCTGAAGGTAGTAAAGGAGAAGGTTCAAAGGTTAAAGAAGCGCAATACATACGTGCAGGAAGGCTTGCACGTAGAAGTGGCTTACCAGAAAAATATATCCGTTTGCTTGTGAAACTGACCAATTATTTGAGTTTAGAAAGTGTATTGGAACTCGGGACATGTTGTGGCCTAACGAGTGCCTGCCTGGCTAAAGGTAAAGAGCAAATGATGGTGCATACTATAGAAGGAAATTACGATCGTTATCAGTTTGCACTTAGCATGTTTACGAAGTGGGGTATTTCAAATATAGCCATTGAAAATGAATACTTTATCGATGTTCTTGATAGGTTTTCAAAATATGATGCCCGTTTTGACATGGTTTTTATGGATGGCGATCATGCATATAAACCCACAATACAATATTTTGAAAAGCTTATTCATTTGCTGAATAAAAATGGTGTGATTGTGGTTGACGATATATATTGGTCTCCGGGCATGACAAAAGCCTGGAAGGCGATACAAAATCACCCTTCTGTTACTGTTACCATCGATTTATACCGTTTCGGGTTGGTTTTTTTGCACAGGTCGCAGGCTAAAGAACATTTTACGATTAGGTTTTAG
- a CDS encoding cob(I)yrinic acid a,c-diamide adenosyltransferase produces MKVYTKTGDDGTTALIGGKRVPKYHLRIEAYGTIDELIAHIGMIRDFKKIDKHTQESLIEIQDRLMTCAAIMATDCDNCDVKIPEMYSTDIVFLEKEMDKMDEQLPELTSFVLPGGHPAVSETHVARCVCRRAERLALQVQEEFAGARMVIKYLNRLSDYLFVLSRKLSKDYKAKEIPWSPRV; encoded by the coding sequence ATGAAGGTATATACAAAAACCGGTGATGATGGCACAACGGCTCTGATAGGAGGAAAACGTGTGCCCAAGTACCATTTGAGAATTGAAGCCTATGGCACCATTGATGAGTTGATTGCTCATATTGGGATGATACGCGATTTTAAGAAGATAGATAAGCACACACAGGAATCATTGATAGAAATCCAGGATCGGCTAATGACTTGTGCTGCAATTATGGCAACCGATTGCGATAATTGTGATGTAAAGATTCCCGAGATGTACAGTACCGACATTGTTTTTCTGGAAAAAGAGATGGATAAAATGGATGAGCAATTACCGGAGCTTACATCATTTGTTTTACCCGGAGGGCACCCGGCAGTTTCAGAAACACATGTTGCACGGTGCGTATGCAGAAGAGCTGAGCGGCTGGCATTGCAGGTACAGGAAGAATTCGCCGGAGCCCGTATGGTAATTAAATATTTGAATCGCTTGTCAGACTACCTTTTTGTATTAAGCAGAAAGTTATCAAAAGATTATAAAGCAAAAGAAATTCCCTGGTCTCCAAGAGTTTGA
- a CDS encoding DUF2795 domain-containing protein gives MYWTLELASKLEDAPWPAAKDELIDYAMRSGAPMEVIENLQELEDEGEIYESIDDIWPDYPSKDDFFFNEDEY, from the coding sequence ATGTATTGGACCCTTGAATTAGCATCGAAGCTTGAAGACGCACCTTGGCCTGCAGCTAAGGACGAGTTGATTGATTATGCTATGCGGTCGGGTGCCCCGATGGAGGTGATTGAGAATTTGCAGGAATTAGAAGACGAGGGAGAGATTTATGAGAGCATTGATGATATTTGGCCCGATTATCCAAGCAAAGATGATTTCTTCTTTAATGAAGATGAATATTAA
- a CDS encoding OstA-like protein yields the protein MNKVALLLIAFTLFGNIRGYTQKDTVKTSRVNLEDADYIGISKFIAQNAKRIIGNVELRQDDIVMFCDSAYFYAKQNNFSAFGNVHLIKGDSIEVFSDTLYHLGNEKKSKFRGNVTMLDKNVKLYTDSLNYDIMRNTAYYFNGGKIVDSASTLESMLGRYYTNRETFFFKDSVVVTTEKYTMHTDTLEYHTRSNMAIFRGPTTVLSDSNKLYAERGWYDTERDIGRINQNAKYSNENQTLDCDTLFYNRNKGYGEAFSNVVLKSLKDSIHLTSNYAYYDERNESSIATDSATLIQISTSDTTYLHADTLRSFVDTADGTVRNIFAYYKAQMFSDNVQLRCDSIAFSFKDSIVRLFGNPVIWSDSSQLKANHMHFQIVNNELKKVFLKENAIIISEKDTLYYNQIKGFEITGDLEAHELKHAVVNRRSETIYYLEEEGQINSMNKTRCRKMDVYFENGQAQKVVWISEPKGKVLPLNDLNEGNMFFNEFEWLDHLRPKKLLDIYKWKPYTPKR from the coding sequence ATGAACAAAGTAGCTCTTCTGTTAATCGCATTTACATTATTTGGCAATATCCGGGGTTATACACAAAAGGATACTGTAAAAACCTCACGTGTAAATCTTGAAGATGCAGATTACATCGGTATCAGTAAATTCATTGCTCAAAATGCCAAAAGGATTATAGGTAACGTCGAGCTCAGACAGGATGATATTGTTATGTTTTGCGATAGCGCATATTTTTATGCCAAACAAAACAATTTTAGTGCATTTGGAAATGTACATCTAATCAAAGGCGACTCTATTGAGGTATTCAGCGATACCCTTTACCATTTAGGTAATGAAAAAAAATCTAAATTCCGGGGCAATGTAACCATGCTCGATAAAAATGTAAAGCTTTACACAGATTCGCTCAACTATGATATAATGCGCAATACAGCATATTACTTCAATGGAGGTAAAATTGTGGATTCAGCCTCAACACTGGAAAGTATGCTTGGGCGTTACTACACCAACCGTGAAACTTTTTTCTTTAAAGATTCGGTAGTGGTTACTACTGAAAAATACACCATGCATACCGATACGCTTGAATATCATACACGATCGAATATGGCCATTTTTAGAGGTCCTACAACTGTTTTGAGCGATAGTAATAAACTTTATGCAGAACGTGGATGGTACGATACAGAACGCGACATAGGGCGCATAAACCAAAATGCAAAATACAGTAACGAAAACCAAACACTTGACTGCGATACCCTCTTCTACAATAGAAACAAAGGCTATGGAGAAGCCTTCTCCAATGTAGTGCTAAAAAGCCTGAAAGACAGTATTCATTTGACATCAAATTATGCCTATTACGACGAGCGAAATGAATCGTCTATAGCTACCGACAGTGCTACACTCATACAAATTTCAACTTCCGATACCACCTATTTGCATGCAGATACACTCCGATCCTTTGTGGATACTGCAGATGGAACTGTAAGAAATATTTTTGCCTATTACAAAGCACAAATGTTCAGTGACAATGTGCAACTCAGGTGCGACTCTATTGCATTTTCATTCAAAGACAGTATTGTCAGACTTTTTGGCAACCCAGTAATATGGTCAGACAGCAGCCAGCTTAAGGCCAACCATATGCATTTTCAAATTGTGAATAATGAGTTGAAGAAAGTGTTTCTGAAAGAGAATGCCATTATTATTTCTGAAAAAGATACCCTGTATTACAATCAGATCAAAGGTTTTGAAATTACAGGTGACCTTGAGGCCCATGAACTTAAACATGCAGTGGTAAATCGCCGCAGCGAAACCATTTATTACCTCGAAGAAGAGGGCCAAATAAACAGCATGAACAAAACACGCTGCCGGAAAATGGATGTTTACTTTGAAAACGGGCAGGCCCAAAAAGTGGTGTGGATTAGTGAGCCAAAAGGCAAGGTACTGCCCCTAAATGATCTGAACGAAGGAAATATGTTTTTTAATGAATTTGAATGGCTCGATCACTTAAGGCCCAAAAAACTTCTGGATATCTATAAATGGAAGCCATATACACCTAAAAGGTAA
- a CDS encoding AAA family ATPase gives MQYNSDKEAVDALGQYNQKLDKEIHKIIVGQNKVVEDIILSIFSGGHTLLVGVPGLAKTLLVNTIAQALGLNFKRIQFTPDLMPSDIIGTEILDENRAFRFLKGPVFSNIILADEINRTPPKTQSALLEAMQEKAVTAAGKSYQLEAPFYVLATQNPIEQEGTYPLPEAQLDRFMFNINLDYPDYNDEVEIVKATTSEITNNVEKVIDRESIIFFQQLIRRVPVNDSVVKHAVWLTTQSRPGTPDAHKITDEYITWGAGPRASQYLILGAKAHAALHGKYSPDNEDVNAVAKPVFRHRLVKNFKAEAEQINLDDIIDELIKTKK, from the coding sequence ATGCAGTACAACTCAGATAAAGAAGCTGTTGATGCCCTCGGGCAATACAATCAAAAGCTGGACAAAGAGATACATAAAATTATTGTCGGGCAAAACAAAGTTGTTGAAGATATTATACTAAGCATCTTTAGCGGAGGCCATACCCTGCTGGTAGGCGTTCCGGGACTTGCTAAAACACTTCTTGTGAACACTATTGCACAAGCTCTGGGGCTAAATTTTAAACGCATACAATTCACCCCCGACCTGATGCCTTCAGACATTATCGGAACAGAGATACTTGACGAAAACAGGGCTTTCAGGTTTCTAAAAGGACCCGTTTTTAGTAATATTATTTTGGCCGACGAAATTAACCGCACGCCGCCCAAAACGCAATCGGCCCTTTTAGAAGCTATGCAGGAAAAAGCAGTTACCGCAGCCGGTAAAAGCTACCAACTCGAAGCCCCATTCTATGTTTTGGCAACTCAAAACCCCATAGAACAGGAAGGAACATATCCTTTACCCGAAGCACAACTCGACAGGTTTATGTTCAACATTAACCTCGATTACCCTGATTACAATGATGAAGTGGAAATTGTAAAAGCAACCACTTCTGAGATAACCAATAATGTGGAAAAGGTAATCGACAGGGAAAGCATTATATTTTTCCAGCAACTTATCAGACGTGTACCGGTGAACGACAGCGTAGTAAAACATGCTGTATGGCTCACTACCCAATCGCGACCGGGAACACCCGATGCCCATAAAATAACAGATGAGTATATTACATGGGGTGCCGGCCCGCGAGCCTCGCAGTACCTTATTTTAGGAGCAAAAGCCCACGCAGCTTTACACGGAAAATATTCGCCCGACAATGAGGATGTAAATGCTGTAGCAAAACCTGTATTTCGTCACCGGCTGGTGAAAAACTTCAAAGCAGAAGCTGAGCAAATAAACCTTGATGACATCATTGATGAGCTAATTAAAACCAAAAAATGA
- a CDS encoding peptidylprolyl isomerase, whose protein sequence is MWKRVTVLLIAFIASQSFVLAQNKMLDEVVAIVGDRIILDSDIEKQAIQYRQQGYYSGGDIKCEILEEQLYQKMLLNQAEIDSIEVTESEVESAMQQRIQYFISQLGSEQKLEEFYGKSVVEIKEEFRPLIADQMKSQRMQTELTKDVDITPTEVRNFYNQIPNDSLPLINTKLQLQQIVRYPEISEVEVLAVKERLQKFKERIEGGERFATLAALYSEDEGTAAKGGQLGYVGRGDLVPEFAAVAFKLEKGQISRIVKTEYGYHIIKLIDKKGEKINCRHILLKPEVKPEKKVQAQKFLDSVRNKIINDTLEWVEAARMYSDDEDTRTNGGLLINYQDGSSQFEKDQVEPSIAYAIKDLNPGDISKPFEAEDDKGKTLYKIVRIKSRVKAHTANMQDDYQAIQEMALRKKKEEFVTDWIEKKHENTYIRISDKYKDCAFKYKWLN, encoded by the coding sequence ATGTGGAAAAGAGTAACAGTTTTATTAATCGCATTTATAGCAAGTCAGTCTTTTGTATTGGCACAAAATAAAATGTTGGATGAGGTAGTGGCAATTGTAGGAGACCGCATTATTTTAGATTCTGACATTGAGAAACAGGCCATTCAATACCGCCAACAAGGTTATTATAGCGGGGGAGATATCAAATGTGAAATACTGGAAGAGCAATTATATCAAAAAATGCTGCTTAATCAGGCAGAAATTGACAGTATAGAGGTAACTGAATCAGAGGTAGAATCGGCAATGCAACAGCGCATACAATATTTTATTTCGCAGTTGGGCTCGGAACAAAAACTCGAAGAATTTTATGGCAAAAGCGTCGTAGAAATTAAAGAGGAATTTCGCCCGCTAATCGCTGATCAAATGAAGAGCCAGCGCATGCAGACAGAACTTACCAAAGATGTGGACATCACTCCCACTGAAGTACGTAATTTCTATAACCAAATCCCGAACGACAGTTTACCATTAATTAACACCAAACTACAGTTGCAACAAATCGTCAGGTACCCCGAAATTAGCGAAGTAGAGGTACTGGCTGTTAAAGAGCGCCTGCAAAAGTTCAAAGAACGTATTGAAGGCGGAGAAAGATTCGCCACACTTGCTGCGTTGTATTCTGAAGATGAAGGAACAGCCGCAAAAGGCGGGCAGCTTGGATATGTTGGCCGCGGAGACCTTGTACCTGAGTTTGCTGCTGTGGCTTTTAAACTGGAAAAAGGTCAAATAAGCCGCATTGTAAAAACAGAATATGGATATCACATCATTAAACTTATCGACAAAAAAGGTGAAAAAATAAATTGCCGGCACATTCTGTTAAAACCCGAAGTGAAACCTGAGAAAAAAGTACAGGCGCAGAAATTTCTTGACAGTGTGCGAAATAAAATTATTAACGACACTTTAGAATGGGTAGAAGCAGCCAGAATGTACTCCGATGACGAAGATACACGCACAAACGGTGGCTTGTTAATCAATTACCAGGATGGCTCAAGCCAGTTTGAAAAAGACCAGGTTGAGCCTTCAATAGCATATGCTATAAAAGACCTGAACCCGGGTGATATTTCAAAACCCTTTGAAGCAGAAGACGACAAAGGCAAAACACTTTACAAAATAGTACGCATTAAGTCGCGCGTTAAGGCCCATACCGCCAATATGCAAGACGATTACCAGGCGATTCAGGAAATGGCGCTTCGCAAGAAAAAAGAAGAATTTGTGACCGATTGGATTGAGAAAAAGCACGAGAATACTTACATCCGCATTTCAGATAAATATAAGGATTGCGCATTTAAATATAAATGGCTAAACTAA